The following are encoded together in the Apodemus sylvaticus chromosome 11, mApoSyl1.1, whole genome shotgun sequence genome:
- the Wdr1 gene encoding WD repeat-containing protein 1 — translation MPYEIKKVFASLPQVERGVSKILGGDPKGDNFLYTNGKCVILRNIDNPAIADIYTEHAHQVVVAKYAPSGFYIASGDISGKLRIWDTTQKEHILKYEYQPFAGKIKDIAWTEDSKRIAVVGEGREKFGAVFLWDTGSSVGEITGHNKVINSVDIKQSRPYRLATGSDDNCAAFFEGPPFKFKFTIGDHSRFVNCVRFSPDGNRFATASADGQIFIYDGKTGEKVCALGESKAHDGGIYAISWSPDSTHLLSASGDKTSKIWDVNVNSVVSTFPMGSNVLDQQLGCLWQKDHLLSISLSGYINYLDKNNPSKPLRVIKGHSKSIQCLTVHRNGGKSYIYSGSHDGHINIWDSETGENDSFSGKGHTNQVSRMTVDESGQLVSCSMDDTVRYTSLTLKDYSGQGVVKLDVQPKCVAVGPGGYTVVVCIGQIVLLKDQKKCFSIDNPGYEPEVVAVHPGGDTVAVGGTDGNVRVYSILGTTLKDEGKLLEAKGPVTDVAYSHDGAFLAVCDASKVVTVFSVADGYLENNVFYGHHAKIVCLAWSPDNEHFASGGMDMMVYVWTLSDPETKVKIQDAHRLHHVSSLAWLDEHTLVTTSHDASVKEWTITY, via the exons AACCCTGCTATTGCTGACATCTACACAGAACATGCCCATCAGGTGGTAGTAGCCAAGTATGCGCCCAGCGGATTCTACATTGCTTCTGGAG ATATCTCTGGGAAGCTAAGGATCTGGGATACCACGCAGAAGGAGCACATTCTAAAGTATGAGTACCAGCCTTTCGCTGGGAAGATCAAGGACATTGCCTGGACCGAAGACAGTAAGAGGATCGCCGTGGtcggggaaggaagggagaa GTTTGGAGCTGTCTTCTTATGGGACACTGGCTCTTCTGTGGGTGAGATCACAGGACACAACAAAGTCATCAACAGTGTGGACATCAAACAGAGCAGGCCCTACCGACTAGCAACAGGGAGTGATGATAACTGTGCTGCATTCTTCGAGGGCCCCCCATTCAAGTTCAAGTTTACAATTGGT GACCATAGCCGCTTTGTCAACTGTGTGCGGTTCTCTCCTGATGGGAACAGATTTGCCACAGCTAGCGCTGATGGCCAG attttcatttatgatgggaagacaggagagaaggtgTGTGCCCTTGGAGAAAGCAAGGCCCATGACGGAGGAATTTATGCC ATTAGTTGGAGTCCTGACAGCACCCATTTGCTATCCGCCTCTGGAGACAAAACCTCGAAGATTTGGGATGTCAATGTCAACTCTGTGGTCAGCACCTTCCCCATGGGCTCCAACGTTCTGGACCAGCAGCTGGGCTGCCTCTGGCAGAAGGACCACCTTCTCAGCATCTCCCTTTCTGGATACATCAACTACCTGGACAAGAACAACCCCAGCAAGCCTCTCCGGGTCATCAAG GGTCACAGTAAATCCATCCAGTGTCTGACAGTGCACAGAAATGGTGGCAAGTCCTACATCTATTCTGGGAGCCATGATGGACATATCAATATC TGGGattcagagacaggagagaatgaCTCCTTCTCTGGAAAAGGCCACACAAATCAGGTGTCCAGGATGACTGTGGACGAGTCTGGGCAGTTGGTCAGCTGCAGCATGGATGACACAGTGCGGTACACCAGCCTCACACTGAAGGACTACAG TGGACAAGGCGTTGTGAAGCTGGATGTTCAACCAAAGTGTGTAGCTGTTGGCCCTGGAGGATATACTGTGGTCGTGTGTATTGGACAG ATTGTCCTTCTGAAGGACCAGAAGAAGTGCTTCAGCATCGACAACCCTGGCTACGAGCCTGAAGTTGTTGCTGTGCACCCTGGTGGGGACACGGTGGCTGTTGGTGGCACG GACGGCAATGTACGTGTGTACTCCATCCTGGGCACCACGCTAAAGGATGAAGGCAAACTCCTAGAGGCCAAGGGGCCAGTGACAGACGTGGCCTATTCTCATGATGGTGCCTTCCTGGCTGTGTGTGATGCCAGCAAGGTGGTCACAGTGTTCAGTGTAGCTGATGGCTATTTG GAGAATAATGTTTTTTATGGACACCATGCAAAAATTGTGTGCCTGGCCTGGTCACCAGATAATGAACACTTTGCCTCTGGTGGCATGGACATGATGGTGTACGTGTGGACACTGAGTGACCCAGAGACCAAAGTCAAGATCCAAG ATGCTCACAGGCTGCACCATGTCAGCAGCCTGGCCTGGCTGGACGAACACACACTGGTCACCACCTCCCATGATGCCTCTGTGAAGGAGTGGACAATCACCTACTGA